TTCGTATTCCAAATATCGTTAGCTGCCATATCCCATTGGGGGTAAGAGAAGAACTCCTTAGACCTCTTAACGTTCCCCTAAAAAAGGAATTCGCTTAACGGGTCCCTTCCTTAAGGGCTGTCTTTTACGGATCCTTGACAAATTTTTATTGTGTGCCGGCTGAAAAAATTGACAAGTTCCCCTTTTTTAAAGGAACGTCCGTTCAGGACATGTTTTTCAAACATTCTATAAAAAATTTTGCAAAATCATGTCTTTTTTGCGGATTTGAGAGTGAAAGCTTTATAGTTTTGTCCGCTCAGAAACGTATATTGTCATAATCAATTTAGGTGAAGTGAATTTCGGGGGAATTGTTGGAATGAAAAGGGGTTTTGAATTCGGTAAACGGTTTTTGGTGAGTGCCATTTTACTCCCGTTTGTAGCCACTTGTTTGAGCGATTTTGGATTCGGTGGAGGAGATGTGGATCTCTCCAAAGCAACTTGGTTAGTCGCTCAGAAAGTTCCTTTCGTTTCTGTAAATGAAGGTGTTCCTGGCCAACCTGTTACACCGGTGCATGATATCTTCAGTCTTCCTCCCGGAACAAAGGTAAGTGTCCAAGCAGTCGGTGGGACCATCGATCCTACAGGGACCACTATCGTAAACGATTTTGACGGAGACGGGATCCTGAACACTTACGAATCCAGCACGAATGTCTGGGTGGCGGATTATCCTGATATAGACACCGTCATCAATCCTCCTGTCACAATGCAGATCGAAGTCTTGAAAACGGACACAGGTTCTACGGACCAAATCACAAGTGAAATTAAATATGCGGATACCGAAGAAACTAAAAACGACGGTTCTGAAAAAATCCACCAAAACGAAGTTAATCTAAGAACAGTTCAATTTGGGGATACATACTCCTCTTCCAATAGTTTGAATTTAGGCAATAGCTCCGGAGTGAATTATGGGGTTCCTGCAGGTGCTGCAGGACTCAATTATGGAACTAATTCCTCCAATAGCTGGGGTTTTAGCAATTCCACATCCAAGACGGTTACCAAATGGGCGGACAAACCTTTTAAGAATAATATAGATAAAGACGCTCGATCATTAAAGTCCGAAGTCTCCAGCCAAAACGCAAGAAAATATAGAACGGAAAAAGCGTCCAAGAGCACTTCCGGATACGAAATCAATCCTAAAGGCGGGTATATTAGAGCGGCATTATATATCAAAAATCGCTCCGTCAATATGCCGGTGAAATTATCCCATATTCTTTGCTCTTTGATGTTTGAAACTGCGGAAGGGGATTTGGTTCCTGTAAACAGTTTCTATCTTAAAAACCAAGACTACAGCGATTTCGAAGTATCCGTATATGGAGGTTCTGAATTCGGACCGTATGTGGTGGAGTTAAACGGTTTGAATACTGCCGAGATCGAAAAAGCGATCACTGCAGGTTATGTTCCTAAGATCTTCATCGTGGATTATCAAATGACTCACGTTGCGGATTCGAATTATCGTTCTACTCTTCTCAACTTTACCGGAGATAATTTAAAAATTATCGAAGAGAATGCGAAGGGAAGAACCTCTCTCATCAAAATTTATGGGCCGAATATCCGCGAATCTTACAGAGTTGCCGCATTTGAAATAACCGGAGATACCGGTTGTAATGCAAAGAATGCTACAGGTTTCAAACCGGGAATTACTCTAAGAGAGGCTCTGAATCGGATCGCATGTTCAGGGATAGAGATCCAATACCAGGACTATGTAGTGGATCTTTCCGATATTGCCCCGACTTTGGGTGATTCCAGAATTTATGTTAAAGGAATCAAATCCATCGGAGGAATTGCGAATACGGTTCCTTTCACGGAAGTAACTTCGGTGGGATCTGATGGAGTACAAAGAACTGCTTATGTTCAAACTCCTTTTAGCCAACTTACCGATGACCAAAAGAAAGCTTCGGGAGTCTGGGCGATTTTCTCTAAAGGAAAATACTATAACATGACCGAATATCTATTGTACAACAATAGTAAGGTCTATTTTGACCCAACAAATCCTAGAAAGGCGAGTGTACTCCAAGGTGTGGATTCTAAGATTTGGGCGGGAGATTATTTCGATATCGTTTATATTTCCGCGAGCGATTATATCAAGTCTCAGGAAGATTTCGGAACGAGTCCTTTAGAGACAGCGGTTATCACTCCGATCAATACCGCTTGGGATCTACCTTCTTTGGGAGAACAGCCTTATAACCCGAATGTGAACTCAACTTTTCTCGGAACTGCAGGATTTGGAGAGAAAGTTAATCTAGATATTAAGTTAAATAAGACCCAATACCTGAATCCGAATTTTGGAGTTCCGGTCAACGCGGGAGCGTATTCTTACTTCCAGGATTTCTCTTATTCTCGTAAGACAGTTTCCACCTTATTCGGGCTAAGTCAGATCATGGATTTTGAGATCAGCTTAGGGTATAACGGAAACCGTACGGATTGGTTCCATATTGGAAAAGATCTGAATAATACGGATCCTAAAAAACCTAAGACTTGCAGCGGAACTGCTGCTACGAGTCCGGATATAGATTACGTCAACCAAACCTTCCGAGTTTGTGTTCAATTACCGACTGCAAGTGATATAGTAGATCCTTCTACTGCACTCATCCGCTTGTATTTCCGTCCTGCTTTAAACAGCGCATATCGCAGAACGATCTGGCCTTTGAATTTCCAAGATGTTCCTAAGTTGAGAGCTTATCTAGCCGGTCCGAATGATAAAGGAGCTACTAGTCTGAGACTCTCCGGAGTTTATGGAAGTGTTGATATTGGAGATACTCTTTATATCGCGGGAGATTCCACTCCTTACACCATCTTGACGGTAGGGAATCCGGATGAAGACGGAGCCGTTCCGATTACCGTGGACACTCAGCTCCAAACTGCAAATAAGAAGACCACACAAGTATCCGTTCCGGGAACTTTAACTGCTCCGGATGTTAGATTGTCGGTGGATAACGCTTTCTATACGGATTGGAATACTCTGAATAACGCTAACGTTACTTCTACCAATTATACTTCAGCTTTAGGTTTACCGCTTCTCGTGACCACTCCGATAAACTGTACTACAATTCCTTTT
Above is a window of Leptospira dzoumogneensis DNA encoding:
- a CDS encoding LIC12048 family lipoprotein produces the protein MKRGFEFGKRFLVSAILLPFVATCLSDFGFGGGDVDLSKATWLVAQKVPFVSVNEGVPGQPVTPVHDIFSLPPGTKVSVQAVGGTIDPTGTTIVNDFDGDGILNTYESSTNVWVADYPDIDTVINPPVTMQIEVLKTDTGSTDQITSEIKYADTEETKNDGSEKIHQNEVNLRTVQFGDTYSSSNSLNLGNSSGVNYGVPAGAAGLNYGTNSSNSWGFSNSTSKTVTKWADKPFKNNIDKDARSLKSEVSSQNARKYRTEKASKSTSGYEINPKGGYIRAALYIKNRSVNMPVKLSHILCSLMFETAEGDLVPVNSFYLKNQDYSDFEVSVYGGSEFGPYVVELNGLNTAEIEKAITAGYVPKIFIVDYQMTHVADSNYRSTLLNFTGDNLKIIEENAKGRTSLIKIYGPNIRESYRVAAFEITGDTGCNAKNATGFKPGITLREALNRIACSGIEIQYQDYVVDLSDIAPTLGDSRIYVKGIKSIGGIANTVPFTEVTSVGSDGVQRTAYVQTPFSQLTDDQKKASGVWAIFSKGKYYNMTEYLLYNNSKVYFDPTNPRKASVLQGVDSKIWAGDYFDIVYISASDYIKSQEDFGTSPLETAVITPINTAWDLPSLGEQPYNPNVNSTFLGTAGFGEKVNLDIKLNKTQYLNPNFGVPVNAGAYSYFQDFSYSRKTVSTLFGLSQIMDFEISLGYNGNRTDWFHIGKDLNNTDPKKPKTCSGTAATSPDIDYVNQTFRVCVQLPTASDIVDPSTALIRLYFRPALNSAYRRTIWPLNFQDVPKLRAYLAGPNDKGATSLRLSGVYGSVDIGDTLYIAGDSTPYTILTVGNPDEDGAVPITVDTQLQTANKKTTQVSVPGTLTAPDVRLSVDNAFYTDWNTLNNANVTSTNYTSALGLPLLVTTPINCTTIPFHPLNCLGFTADTNAINWMGNYNYGVGAWNSGTDGGAFDSFLANGLFR